A genome region from Rhinoraja longicauda isolate Sanriku21f chromosome 43, sRhiLon1.1, whole genome shotgun sequence includes the following:
- the LOC144612107 gene encoding putative G-protein coupled receptor 139 — protein MAAADLMVLIIDVIIRSIVVMYFPLSFFTITPVCSINWTLTCAATTISVWFTVGFTFDRFVAICCQKLKTKYCTERTASVVIGTVIALSCLINVPWYFTFESAYISDNKPRGCAWTQSFLTSPSWTSFEFFYLNVTPCLPFVFLLLVNSLTARYILVSGRVRRLLRGRNSGENGKDPEMENRRKSIVLLFSISGSSIALWSTVVVYVVSERALGPEYFADSDLLKISFMFQLLSTCTNTCIYVLTQRKFREELKNVVKYPVNFIVKLIISLKH, from the coding sequence atGGCAGCGGCCGACCTCATGGTCCTCATCATTGATGTCATAATAAGGTCCATTGTTGTGATGTATTTCCCGCTGTCGTTCTTCACCATCACCCCCGTGTGCTCCATCAACTGGACCCTGACTTGCGCAGCCACAACaatctctgtctggttcaccgtgggTTTCACGtttgatcggtttgtggccatatgttgtcagaagctgaaaacaaaatattgcaccgagcgAACCGCGAGTGTTGTTATCGGAACCGTAATCGCTTTGAGCTGTTTAATAAACGTACCGTGGTATTTTACATTCGAATCTGCATATATCAGTGACAATAAACCCCGAGGGTGTGCCTGGACACAGTCTTTCTTAACTTCACCTTCATGGACTTCGTTTGAGTTCTTCTACCTGAATGTAACTCCTTGTCTCCCGTTCGTTTTTCTTTTGTTGGTCAATTCACTGACCGCCAGGTACATTCTAGTCTCTGGTAGAGTCCGCAGATTGCTCCGGGGCCGCAACAGTGGAGAGAATGGCaaagacccggagatggagaaccgcaggaagtccatcgttttactcttcagcatatcaggcagttcCATTGCGTTGTGGAGCACAGTGGTTGTTTATGTTGTATCTGAGCGCGCTTTGGGCCCTGAATACTTCGCAGACAGTGATCTTCTGAAAATTTCGTTTATGTTCCAGCTTCtgagtacctgcaccaacacgtgtatttatGTCCTGACCCAGAGAAAGTTCCGAGAGGAGCTGAAGAACGTGGTTAAATACCCCGTGAATTTCATTGTGAAATTAATCATATCATTGAAACATTAG